One window of candidate division KSB1 bacterium genomic DNA carries:
- the rho gene encoding transcription termination factor Rho — MSETATGVLQRLKQGSGFLRDPARSFQPGRGDVWVSTKLIREYRLVDGAEVSGTTRRTEKGEQLDAVESVCGLAPEQFQARTRFDRLVAIDPNERIRLGDGGNVSMRIIDLISPIGKGTRGMIVAPPKTGKTRILEEIANAIHASEPGTRIVVLLVDERPEEVTHFRRNVKAEVLASSNDQSLQSHVNLAELTLAHIRCELECGREIIVLMDSITRLARAFNLHGSGARRTMSGGLDARALEIPRKFFGIARNVENGGSVTVIATALIETGSRMDDLIFEEFKGTGNSEIVLDRALAEARIFPAINLLASGTRKEELLYPEDEMKWLAALRRRLANTEPKQAMLGMLKLIESASDNDELLHQKKPEW, encoded by the coding sequence CGCGGTCCTTTCAGCCGGGACGCGGGGACGTTTGGGTCTCCACAAAGCTGATCCGTGAATACCGGCTGGTGGATGGCGCAGAAGTCAGTGGAACAACCCGCCGCACAGAAAAAGGAGAGCAGCTCGACGCGGTCGAGTCGGTCTGCGGATTGGCTCCCGAGCAGTTTCAGGCCCGCACCCGATTTGACCGGCTGGTGGCCATCGATCCTAATGAGCGAATTCGGCTCGGGGATGGCGGCAACGTATCCATGCGCATTATTGATCTCATTTCGCCTATCGGCAAAGGTACCCGCGGCATGATTGTAGCGCCGCCGAAAACCGGCAAAACCCGAATTCTGGAAGAGATCGCCAATGCCATTCATGCCAGCGAGCCGGGCACGCGCATTGTGGTTTTGCTGGTTGACGAACGCCCGGAGGAAGTCACCCATTTTCGCCGCAATGTAAAAGCTGAAGTGCTGGCCAGCTCCAACGATCAGAGTCTGCAATCACACGTCAACCTGGCCGAGCTGACCCTGGCCCACATCCGCTGTGAGCTGGAGTGCGGCCGTGAAATTATTGTACTGATGGATAGCATTACCCGGCTGGCGCGTGCATTTAATCTGCATGGGTCAGGTGCCAGGCGCACCATGTCCGGCGGCCTGGATGCAAGAGCGCTTGAGATTCCGCGAAAATTTTTTGGGATTGCACGCAATGTTGAGAATGGCGGCTCGGTAACCGTCATTGCCACCGCCCTCATCGAGACCGGCTCACGCATGGATGATTTAATTTTTGAAGAGTTTAAAGGCACGGGCAATAGCGAGATTGTTCTGGATCGTGCCTTGGCAGAAGCGAGAATCTTTCCCGCTATTAACTTACTGGCGAGCGGCACGCGTAAAGAAGAGCTGCTTTACCCTGAAGACGAAATGAAATGGCTGGCAGCTTTGCGGAGACGGCTGGCGAACACTGAACCCAAACAGGCCATGCTTGGTATGCTGAAGTTAATAGAATCAGCCTCTGACAACGATGAACTGTTGCACCAGAAAAAACCGGAGTGGTAA
- a CDS encoding metal ABC transporter permease — protein sequence MLEMFQLPFMVQALLACTIMGLLLAYLGIHVVRRGIVFVDLALGQISSLGVAFASFIGGALLPISITFTLAGAFLLSLIRIHDKRLKQEAIIGIIYALASAVTVLLISKTAHGESAISEVLFGNILAIPTAELMTMGGVFVILGLLHLIFSKRIFRVTEAFRKGRPQTDFQFRFWNFFFYLSIGLAIVFAVRAGGVIPVFSYLVIPPVAAILVTQSDKVVAILAPAFSVLVSLFGLYFSYTFDFPAGSSIVAVFGILFIMCSLVKLGVHKKTQLESKK from the coding sequence ATGTTAGAAATGTTTCAATTGCCTTTTATGGTGCAGGCGTTATTAGCTTGCACCATAATGGGATTGCTACTCGCGTATTTGGGTATCCATGTGGTCAGGAGAGGTATCGTTTTTGTTGATCTGGCCCTGGGCCAAATTTCTTCTCTCGGCGTGGCTTTTGCGAGCTTTATTGGCGGCGCCCTGCTGCCGATTTCGATTACTTTTACACTGGCCGGGGCGTTTCTGCTTTCATTGATTCGCATCCACGACAAACGTTTGAAGCAGGAAGCCATCATCGGGATTATCTACGCCCTGGCCTCAGCCGTGACCGTGCTGCTGATCTCGAAAACGGCTCACGGCGAATCGGCTATTTCGGAAGTCTTATTTGGCAATATTCTGGCCATTCCTACGGCCGAGTTGATGACCATGGGGGGAGTCTTCGTGATTCTCGGGCTCTTGCACCTGATTTTTTCAAAACGCATATTTAGAGTGACCGAAGCCTTCCGAAAAGGACGCCCGCAAACCGATTTTCAGTTCCGCTTCTGGAACTTCTTTTTCTACCTTTCCATCGGCCTGGCGATAGTTTTTGCGGTTCGGGCCGGCGGTGTCATTCCGGTCTTTTCTTACCTGGTGATTCCCCCGGTTGCTGCCATTTTGGTGACTCAGAGTGATAAGGTTGTGGCCATCCTTGCCCCGGCGTTTTCCGTCCTGGTCAGCCTTTTCGGACTCTATTTTTCCTACACGTTTGACTTTCCCGCCGGGTCGTCGATTGTGGCGGTCTTTGGGATTCTCTTTATTATGTGCAGCCTCGTTAAACTTGGGGTACATAAAAAAACGCAGCTGGAAAGTAAAAAATGA